TTTTCTGTTTCAATTGTTTCAAAATGAAATTCTAAAGACCGGTAAGGTAATTTGCCATAGCAATAATCAAAGTAATAATCAACGGGCCCGGTATAAATCATTTTCTTAAAAGGAATTATTTTTTCTACTTCTTTGTAATCCGTGTTCAGCATCACTTTAATATTAGGATGTGCCAACATGTTCTCAAACATTTTAGTATATCCTAATAAAGGCATTGCCTGGTAAGTGTCTGTGAAATAACGATCATCCCTATTGCTTCTTACCGGGATACGTGCTGTTACAGAAGCATCCAGCTCTGATGGATCAAGATTCCATTGCTTTTTTGTATAGCCTTTGAAAAACTTTTCGTACAACTCTCTTCCTATCTTATTTACTACAACATCTTCAGATGTTAGGATTCTGTCTTTTTTCTCTGCTTTGGAATTAAAAAAATCATCCACCTGGGAACATGAGAGCTGCAGGTTATAGAGGGTATTGATCGTATTCATATTAATAGGAATAGGCACTAACATACCATCCACACTTGCTAGTACACGATGTTCATAAGGACGCCAGGTTGTAAAATTCCCTAAATACTCATAAACCTCTTTAGAGTTGGTATGAAATATATG
The Ferruginibacter albus DNA segment above includes these coding regions:
- the glf gene encoding UDP-galactopyranose mutase, with product MFDYMIVGAGLAGAVLAERLATKLDKKVILVDKRNHIGGNTYDYFNKDGILVHKYGPHIFHTNSKEVYEYLGNFTTWRPYEHRVLASVDGMLVPIPINMNTINTLYNLQLSCSQVDDFFNSKAEKKDRILTSEDVVVNKIGRELYEKFFKGYTKKQWNLDPSELDASVTARIPVRSNRDDRYFTDTYQAMPLLGYTKMFENMLAHPNIKVMLNTDYKEVEKIIPFKKMIYTGPVDYYFDYCYGKLPYRSLEFHFETIETEKYQPTGTVNFPNEHPYTRVTEFKYLTGQRHSKTSVVYEYPKEEGDPYYPVPRPENAELYKKYQQLAAQSANVHFVGRLATYKYYNMDQVVAQALTLYKKLSIETETHVNGYKLPALQDS